The stretch of DNA TTGCGACACAGATTGCTCAAGACGCGAAAGAGCTGTTCCGAATCGACATTCAGCTCGAAATCCTCGGCAATGATATTCTCGAATTCAATGGCGCTATCGACATTGAGGTTCAGCGTTTCCTGAACGTCAGTGACGATCGCATAGAGAAGCACACGGCGCGGGCGTGGTGGCTCCTCCTGCGAGCGCCCATAGGCGATAACGCTTTCCGAATAGCTGATGGCACGGCTCAGTGTGCGGATGAGCTTTGGCGCAAAACGCTTGACGACAGGATCATTTGTATCAGCCAGTCGGTCCGACATGAGTTGCGCCGATGCCAGAATGTTGCGCATGTCGTGATTGATCTTGGATACGGCAAGCCCGAGATCGGCCAGGTGCTTCTGTTCTTTCAGCGTGCGTTGAAGGTCACTTTGAATGTGGGCGATCTGGCGTTGGGCGATACCGAATTCGTCCTTGCGGTCTTCAGGCACGAGGATGAGGGCAGGGTTGTCGGGTGTGGTCGCAAATTCGATCATGTTACGATGCATTGTGCGCACCGGGCGCAGCAGCATCTCATGAATGATGAGGTAGATGAGGCTGGCCGCGATTACCGATATCACCAGCGAAATCAGCGCCACGTTCCGCGCATATTCGAGCATTGCCGCGCGCAAAGACGAATCGGCGGTTACGACTTCGACCACACGTCCGGGCGTGGTTGAAGATGTGGGAGAGCCATAGATGCGCAGGGTTCTGTCACCGCCGTTAAAGAGGGTGCTGAAAGCGTCCCAGATTGCACCCGCCTCACTGACATTGTCGAGATCAATGACCTGGTCGATTTGTCCAGGAACTTCCGTCATGGCGAGAAGTCGCGAAGCACCTGCCTCGCGCACTGCAATCGCCTTTGCGCCTGTCAGGAGCAGAACCTTGTCCTGTATATCGCGCGGAATATCCATCTGCGTACTGGCGGTCAGAACCTCGCTGATTTCACCGATCGTATCGAGGCGGTAGTTAAGCCAGAGCAACCGCTTATTGGCGATGGAGGGCACGAAAATCAAAACTTCCGCCACGAGCACGGCCAACACGATCAGCAAAAGAAGCTTGCTTGAAAGACGGTTGCGCCAGCGCAGTTTCCTGAACTGCGCGGGTGAGGTGTGCTCCTGCCGGCTGGCGGCATCCAGATGAGGCTCTGAAGGCGCCAAGCCTGCATCTGCGATCTTTTCAACAGCCACCATGAACCGGTTCCAAATGAGACGATGCCGCGGCTTTCCCGTGACAACGCGTCCAATATGTTTTTATTCCCTACCTTTAAGGTTAGCTTTATATATGCTTGCGATGAAGATTTCCAACAGGTCTGTTATATTGGTTGAAATGGGGCCTCTCTGCACATTACCGATATTTAACTCGACCTTGCCTGTCGCCGGTGCAAAATGCAGGATGGAAGAACTCCATATGGTTATTTAATCGACGCGTTTTCCTGTCATGCGAAAATGGTTATGTTGATTGATCGTTTTGCGTGGACCACGCGGCGCTTGCGCAATGGTTCCCGATAAAAAATATAAAAAACGGGTTCGTCGGGCGATGACGGTCCTGCCGGAGAGCTGAATGAAATTCTGGAAGCAGATTGCTTTGAGCGTGCTTATCGTGCTGGCAGCTTCGGCCGGCTGGTATATCTACACGAACCGGGCCGGTGCACCGGATACGGCAGTCGTAAATGAAAAGCCATCCGGCGGAAAGGCGCAGACCGCACCTCTGGTGGTGGTGGAACCGGCAGGGGAAGAGACTATCAACAATCGCCTGACCGCAATCGGTTCTGCACGCGCTCTCAGCACCGTTTCGGTGACGCCTTATACCAGCGGTTACATGACAAAAGTTTTCGTCAAGGCAGGTGACAAGGTTAAGGTTGACGATGCGATTGCTGAAATGGATTCTGAGGCCGAGACCATTGCCGTGGCCAGGGCGCAGACGGCCCTTGAAGATGCCGAGACCAGACGCCAGCGCGTCAACCGGCTGCGCGCTACCAATACGGCTACAGAAGTTCAGGCGGTGGAGGCCGAGCTTGGTGTCGCCAATGCGCGTCTGGTTTTACAGGATGCGCAATTGGCACTCAGCCGACGCACCATACGGGCGCCCATTTCAGGCGTTGTCGGCATATTGCCGATCAATGAGGGCAATTACGTCACGGCTCAGACCCCTGTTGCGCGCATTGATGACCGTTCCAAAATGCTCATCGACATCTGGGTGCCTGAACGTTTTGCTCCCAAAATTGCTGCCGGTCAGCCACTGACTGCTGAATCCACCGCCTTTCAGGGGGAAAAGCATAATGGCACCATTAATGCCGTCGATAACATGCTGGATGAGGCAAGCCGAACCCTGCATGTACGCGCCGAAGTAGAGAATACCGACGACCGGCTGCGGGCGGGTATGTCGTTTTCTGTGACGGTGCTGTTTCCCGGTGAGCGATATCCTTCCGTCGACCCGCTGGCGATCCAGTGGAGTGCCGATGGTTCCTATATCTGGCGCATTGAAAATGGCATTGCCAAGAGAATCACGACGCGCATCGTGCAGCGCAACGCTAACAGCATTCTGGTCGATGGCGCGCTCAAGCAGGGTGACATGATCGTAACACAGGGTGTGCAGACGGTTCGTGACGATCAGCCGGTACGCATCATGGACGAGCAGGGAACGGCGCGCGCCGACCCTTCCGCCCTCAAGCGCAAAGCCGGTTGAGGGGGCGTCCGTGAGCAATCCCCCATCTGCGCCCGCCGATCATGGTGGTTCGACGGCACTTTTCATCCGCCGCCCGGTTTTTGCTTTCGTCATCAATGTGCTGATCATCGTGGCGGGCCTTGCCGCCTTTACCGGTGTCGATATTCGCGAATTGCCCGATGTGGACCGTCCGGTCGTCACCATCAGCACCGACTTCAGCGGAGCTTCGGCGGAAACAATCGACCGACAGCTGACGCAGGTTCTGGAAAATGCCGTAGCGCGCGTTTCCGGCGTCAAGTCGATTTCCTCCACCTCTTCATTCGAGCGCAGCCGCGTGACGGTGGAATTCAATGACGGCGTCGATTTGAATGTCGCCGCCGCTGATATGCGCGATGCCATTTCGCGCGTTGCCAACACGGTTCCCGAGGAAGCCGACCCCTCACGCATCATCAAGGCGGATGCCAATGCCGATCCGGTCATGCGTCTGTCGGTGACGTCGGACACTATGTCGGTCGACAACATGACCGTGCTGATTGAAGACGACATCGAGGATGTTTTGTCGGCGGTGCCCGGCGTCGCGGATGTGCAGATCAACGGCGACCGCGAAAAAATCTTCCGCATCGACATCGATCAGGGGCGGCTGGCAAGCTATGGCCTGACCATCGCCGATGTAGCCGCCGCGCTCAATTCCATGGGGCTCGATGCACCGGCTGGTTCGCTGCGCTCCTCCGATCAGTCCATCGTGGTGCGTGCCACAGCTAACCTCGAAAAGCCTGAGGATTTTGAAAACGTTTATATCAAGGGCCGCACCCAGATCCGCAATGTCGCGACCGTGACGCTTGGCCCCGATATCGAAACTTCTTCTGTGCGTTCCAATGGCAAGACTGCCATTGGCCTTGGCATCGTGCGGCAGGCGCAGTCCAATACGCTGGATATTTCGCAAGGCATCCGTGCAGCTGTTGCCAATTTGGAAGAGACATTGCCGCCGGGTGTCAATATCACCGTCACCAGTGACGATGCGAATTTTATCAACGGCGCTATCCACGAAGTCCAGATTGCGCTGATCGCCTCGGTCATCATCGTGGTGGTGATCATTTTCATGTTTTTATGGGATATTCGCGCAACGCTTATTCCAGCCCTTTCCATGCCGGTGGCGCTTATCGGTACGATTGCAGCGATCTATCTGGCCGGCTTCTCGGTCAATATCTTAACACTTCTCGCACTCGTATTGGCCACCGGCCTTGTAGTCGATGACGCTATCGTGGTGCTTGAAAACATCGTGCGTCGACGTAATCAGGGCATGGGACCGCGTGCGGCAGCCGTTCTTGGCACCCAGGAAGTCTTCTTCGCTGTCGTCGCGACCACGCTGACGCTGGCAGCCGTTTTCGTCCCGATCTCGTTCCTGCCCGGGCAGGCGGGGGGGCTGTTTCGCGAATTCGGTTTCGTGTTGGCGATCGCTATCCTGCTATCCTCCGTCGTTGCCCTCACACTATGCCCGATGCTCGCCTCACGCTTCCTCAAGGAAGGCAATATCGAGGCATCGCAAGGCGGGCATGGGCCAAAATTTCTGCGCCGCATCGGTAGCGGGCTTTCGCGCTTCTACCGTGTGAGCCTGCATGCCTGTCTTGCAGCACCTTGGATCGTAGTGCTAGCGGCACTGCTTTTTGCCGGGGCATCGGTCATTGGCTACAGCACGATCCGCCAGGAACTGACGCCAACGGAAGACCGTGCTGTGGCGTTGCTGCGTATCAATGGCCCGCAGGGCATCAGCGTTGATTTCCTGCAATCGCAACTTGCCCGCATCGAGGAAGCAATCAAGCCGTTGCGTGACGATGGCGAAATCGTAACCACCTATGGTATTGCGGGTTCGGGTGGCTCGTCCAATAACGGCTTCATGGTTTTGACTCTTGCGCCGTGGAAAGAACGCCACCGCACGCAGCAGGAAATCATGAGCGATATCATGCAACGCGTGGAAGGCATTGCAGCCGTGCGCATCTTCGCCTTGCAGCCCAATAGCCTGGGTATACGTGGCGCGGGCAACGGTTTGCAGTTTGCCATCGTGGGTAATGATTATGCCAAGCTGCAGCCCGCCGCACAGGCGCTGGTGAATGCAATGGAAAGCGATCCGCGTTTCGTGCAGCCGCGTTTGTCGGTTGAGCCGACACAGCCACAGCTTTCCGTCGAGATCAATCGCGAAAGGGCCTCCGATCTTGGCATCGACATTACCGGCCTTGCCAATGCAGTGCAGTCGGTGCTCGATGGACGCAAGATCGGTTCGGTCTATGTCGGCGACCGCAGTTTCGACGTGAAATTCGTCTCGACGTCCAATCCGATCAACGATCCGACCGATCTGGAGAACATTTTCCTTAAAACTTCGGATGGACGCTATGTGCCGATGTCGTCCATCGCCTCGGTGGTTGAAAAGGCGGTGCCGCCGCAGCTCAATCGTGAAATGCGTCAGCGCTCGGTGGCCATCACCACCAATTTGCGTCCGGATTTCGCGCTGGGTAATGCCTATGCGGCAGCCCTAGAAATCGCCGAGCCGCTATTGCCGCCCGGCAGCCACATTATCCCGTTGGCAGAAGCCACCACGCTGAGCGAAACCTCGACTGGTCTTGCCATCGTATTCGGCTTTGCCATAATCATTATTCTGTTGGTGCTGGCCGCACAGTTCGAAAGCTTTATCAGTGCACTGATTGTCATGGCGACGGTGCCGCTCGGGCTTGGCTGTGCGGTCTTTGCCATGATTTTGACCGGAACCAGCCTGAACGTTTATAGCCAGATCGGTCTTGTGCTTCTGGTCGGCATCATGGCCAAGAACGGCATCTTGATCGTCGAATTCGCCGATCAGCTTCGCGACAAGGGGATGAATGTCCGTCAGGCCATCGAGGAGGCCGCGAATATTCGACTGCGCCCTGTCTGCATGACCATGATCTGTTCGGTTCTGGGCGGTTTGCCGCTGGTGCTGGCCAGCGGCGCGGGCGCGGAAGCACGCGTCTCGCTCGGCTGGGTAATCGTCGGCGGGCTTGGTCTTGCTACGATTGCCACGCTTTTCGTCACACCGGTCGCCTATCTCCTGCTGGGGCGCTTCACCAAGCCCAAGGTCGAAGAAGAAGCGCGGCTCCAGCGCGAGCTTGTGAGGGCTCTGGCTTTGGAAGAGAAATTGAAATAGAGCGGGGCATGAAGATCATAAGAATCGCAGCCGCTATTATTCGCGATGAAGCGGGCCGGTTTTTACTGGTTCGCAAGCGCGGCAGTGACATTTTCTTTCAGCCCGGCGGCAAGATCGACCCGGGCGAAGATGCTCGAACCTGCCTGTTGCGCGAAATCGAGGAAGAA from Brucella sp. BE17 encodes:
- a CDS encoding HAMP domain-containing sensor histidine kinase, whose product is MVAVEKIADAGLAPSEPHLDAASRQEHTSPAQFRKLRWRNRLSSKLLLLIVLAVLVAEVLIFVPSIANKRLLWLNYRLDTIGEISEVLTASTQMDIPRDIQDKVLLLTGAKAIAVREAGASRLLAMTEVPGQIDQVIDLDNVSEAGAIWDAFSTLFNGGDRTLRIYGSPTSSTTPGRVVEVVTADSSLRAAMLEYARNVALISLVISVIAASLIYLIIHEMLLRPVRTMHRNMIEFATTPDNPALILVPEDRKDEFGIAQRQIAHIQSDLQRTLKEQKHLADLGLAVSKINHDMRNILASAQLMSDRLADTNDPVVKRFAPKLIRTLSRAISYSESVIAYGRSQEEPPRPRRVLLYAIVTDVQETLNLNVDSAIEFENIIAEDFELNVDSEQLFRVLSNLCRNAVQAMERDDSSDPAAVKRLTLSAGRIGTTAIIGVEDTGPGLPKKARDNLFTAFKGSTRSDGTGLGLAIAQELIRAHGGSIELREDRPVGAHFEIRLPDLLFTLGNERVRREENA
- a CDS encoding efflux RND transporter periplasmic adaptor subunit, giving the protein MKFWKQIALSVLIVLAASAGWYIYTNRAGAPDTAVVNEKPSGGKAQTAPLVVVEPAGEETINNRLTAIGSARALSTVSVTPYTSGYMTKVFVKAGDKVKVDDAIAEMDSEAETIAVARAQTALEDAETRRQRVNRLRATNTATEVQAVEAELGVANARLVLQDAQLALSRRTIRAPISGVVGILPINEGNYVTAQTPVARIDDRSKMLIDIWVPERFAPKIAAGQPLTAESTAFQGEKHNGTINAVDNMLDEASRTLHVRAEVENTDDRLRAGMSFSVTVLFPGERYPSVDPLAIQWSADGSYIWRIENGIAKRITTRIVQRNANSILVDGALKQGDMIVTQGVQTVRDDQPVRIMDEQGTARADPSALKRKAG
- a CDS encoding efflux RND transporter permease subunit, whose translation is MSNPPSAPADHGGSTALFIRRPVFAFVINVLIIVAGLAAFTGVDIRELPDVDRPVVTISTDFSGASAETIDRQLTQVLENAVARVSGVKSISSTSSFERSRVTVEFNDGVDLNVAAADMRDAISRVANTVPEEADPSRIIKADANADPVMRLSVTSDTMSVDNMTVLIEDDIEDVLSAVPGVADVQINGDREKIFRIDIDQGRLASYGLTIADVAAALNSMGLDAPAGSLRSSDQSIVVRATANLEKPEDFENVYIKGRTQIRNVATVTLGPDIETSSVRSNGKTAIGLGIVRQAQSNTLDISQGIRAAVANLEETLPPGVNITVTSDDANFINGAIHEVQIALIASVIIVVVIIFMFLWDIRATLIPALSMPVALIGTIAAIYLAGFSVNILTLLALVLATGLVVDDAIVVLENIVRRRNQGMGPRAAAVLGTQEVFFAVVATTLTLAAVFVPISFLPGQAGGLFREFGFVLAIAILLSSVVALTLCPMLASRFLKEGNIEASQGGHGPKFLRRIGSGLSRFYRVSLHACLAAPWIVVLAALLFAGASVIGYSTIRQELTPTEDRAVALLRINGPQGISVDFLQSQLARIEEAIKPLRDDGEIVTTYGIAGSGGSSNNGFMVLTLAPWKERHRTQQEIMSDIMQRVEGIAAVRIFALQPNSLGIRGAGNGLQFAIVGNDYAKLQPAAQALVNAMESDPRFVQPRLSVEPTQPQLSVEINRERASDLGIDITGLANAVQSVLDGRKIGSVYVGDRSFDVKFVSTSNPINDPTDLENIFLKTSDGRYVPMSSIASVVEKAVPPQLNREMRQRSVAITTNLRPDFALGNAYAAALEIAEPLLPPGSHIIPLAEATTLSETSTGLAIVFGFAIIIILLVLAAQFESFISALIVMATVPLGLGCAVFAMILTGTSLNVYSQIGLVLLVGIMAKNGILIVEFADQLRDKGMNVRQAIEEAANIRLRPVCMTMICSVLGGLPLVLASGAGAEARVSLGWVIVGGLGLATIATLFVTPVAYLLLGRFTKPKVEEEARLQRELVRALALEEKLK